The Telopea speciosissima isolate NSW1024214 ecotype Mountain lineage chromosome 11, Tspe_v1, whole genome shotgun sequence genome includes the window cgaaccaaatttgataaaaaactaaaaatcgagaaaaataaaagaattataaagaaaaaacaTGTTTTGTAAGGtttttattatataaatatatatgaaaaatctGAACGAAAATTGGACCAAACTAGTAATGGACCGTTAAGAGCCCAATAATACATACTGAAATCAATCTGAACCCAAAATTGACCAAAATCGAAAGTTAGCCTACTGGTTTGATTTTGGATTCATCCATTACTAGCCAAAATTAAACCAGTTTTGCCCGATCACACCGATAGTAGACTCTGAATTTTGTCATCCCCTGGTGATGACAACAACAAGATGCAAACAAACATCAGTATCTCTCAATAAGGACTCTTGCCGCTGCACCCAAGTCATATCACCCTCACATCCCtaaaaatgatttaaaagaACTTTTTACCAAATGCCGAAAGAGGTACTACTCACCTTGCTCGACCACGGCAGTTCCACTAGTCGGTTAACAGGCCGTGGGGGTTGGAGGAGGGCAGGCAACCCCCTACCGCTACCTCAACCACGACCACACCTCAGTAAGCACATCCTCTGCCttgttttcttggtttttggtgTCCAAAACCCCCCTTTCGATCCTTCTTCCAAGCCCCATCCACATGGGTTCGAACCCCACACTCCTGTTACCTTATCTGTAACCCGAGTCACCCAAAACCCCACTTTTCACCATTCTCAACTAAATTCGAGCCCATTTCAGCCGTTATTCTACCCGAAGTCCGAGTAGCAAAAACCCTATTTGCAATTGGTACTCTGCCTAAAGTTTGAGtagtaaaattttcttttacaagcggtactctgcccgaagtctgagtaaccCAAATCCATTTTACATAgttgttactctgtccgacaagagataAGTAAGttgatcgtccgtctccacttTAGCCATGGGACATCGTATATTTCGTATTTGgtatattttcctttatttcgtTTATTTCGTGACATGTAGATCATTAAAGTAGCTTGCTATAGtataaatattaaattttatttgtaAAATTTAGTTTTCCTCGTCTTGTTTTAGTGTCCATAAAGCATTTTAGTATACCTTGCATCCATTAAAGTAACTCATGTTAGCATGCATATCAACATTTTTAGCTACAAGCATTATGATAAGCATATTTTTGTGTGTTTGATGGATCACAAGTTAGCCTTACATGTTGGTTAGGACACATcattaagggagaatgttcaaAATCAAGCATCTAGTAAAAAGACCGCTTCAACCGGGCgagatggggtgctaataccttaCCACTCTCGTAACTTGACAACTTACTCAGACTCTCTgatcagaccatatggaatcatgtagcccttttTCACTCacccccggatggggctacacccattgggccCAAGGCCCTAATCCTAAGTGGCAACTCCATTTGTTTTTATGTATAGCATGATCTTAAACCCCCATTTTAATAATGAGTTTCAACATGATATCTATACTTGTCACCAAGGGACAACGAAAACCTACGGATCTCGTGCGCAAGGTGGAGCAACCTGCATCCGGAGGACCGCAGTACCCACACCGACCGACATCCCTACTTTTTATGTCAAACCAAATGGAGCTATACCTATAACTACTAGTGAAGgccttctcttttattatattgCTATTAGACCCTCCCCCCCAACAccgaaaaaaatatatatatatattaggaaAGAAGTTTTTTTCAAGAGCTACACTTATATATTAGGCTGCAATCCTAAGCCCAAAtttcaccccccaaaaaaaattataagccCAAACTAGACATAGAATTTGGCTAAGCCATCAggccatattttttttaatttatattatgtataaatcctaagcccaagctAAGATCATTTGAAAAATGGATGTAAACCTATGTCTGAAGCCCTGGCCGAGGTTGGCTAGACATTACAACCCATCACTAGTCGGCTAGCACACCTCAACCCAAATAAAACCCTCAATGTTAGAGACAAGTTatagattaaaaaaatgtaTACATCTAAAATCTGTTTTTAATTTGTGCAGGTGTTAGTGTATGCACCATAGCTTTACCTATCTTCATTTTGCTTATGTATTGGGCAATTAAGAAAAGACGGCTCATTAGAGAAAAATTCTTCCAACAAAATGGAGGTATGTTATTGCAGCAAAAAATAGCTTCGTATAAAGGGGTCCAAGATATTGCAAAGATTTTCACCATAAAAGAGTTAAAGACGGCAACCAATAACTTCCATGAGAGTCACATACTCGGCCAAGGAGGCTTTGGTACAGTTTATAGGGGAATCTTAACCTCTGGGAAAGTTGTTGCCATTAAGAGATCCAAAATTATGGACAAAGGCCAGGTTATACAGTTTATAAATGAGGTTGATATCCTTTCTCAGATCAATCATAGGCACGTGGTGAAGCTCTTGGGTTGTTGCCTAGAGACAGAGGTTCCTTTGTTAGTTTATGAATTCGTCTCCAATGGAGCCCTCTACCAACATATCCATAGAGAGAATAAAGCAGCTCCTCTTTCATGGGAAAATCATTTAAGAATTGCTGCAGAAACGGCGGATGCACTGGCATATTTGCACTCTTCTCATTCAGTTCCTATTTTTCATAGGGATGTCAAGTCTTCTAATATACTACTGGATGATAAATACAATGCTAAAGTATCTGATTTTGGAGCTTCAAGATTGGTTCCTCTGGATCAAACTCTAAAGACAACAATAATTCAAGGGACTCATGGGTACTTAGACCCGGGATGTCTTCCTACAGGCCAACTAACTGCTAAAAGCGATGTTTATAGTTTTGGGGTTGTTCTAGCAGAGCTTTTGACTGGGAAAGAGCCGATTTTTATGGATGGATCTGGAGAATGGATACTCCTTGCAACGTACTTTGTATCTTCACAGAAAGATGGGAATCTTTTTGGTATTCTTGATGATGGAATAGTAGACGACGACAGGAATAGACAACAATTATTGGTAGTTGCTGAGATTGCAAGAAACTGCCTagaggagagaagggaagataGGCCTACAATGAAGGAAGTTGCAAAGGATCTTGATTCTTTGAAAATGATGTATGAGCAATCATCATCACAACATATTCAGGAGGAGACTGATTTTTCTCTTAGTGGACCATCAACGAGCACTATGGATCCAACTCTTGAAATAAGGTAATAGTAATAGTTTTATTGATGATGATCTTTGCGAAAATGACAAAGGTAAATGTGTtagttttagaaaataacaatgGGGTAGATTTCAAGTTTTCAGTTTTTATCTTAATAAGTTTCCTCTTCATGTAGGTGAGAAGAAAAACATGGTAGTGAGTTAAGCACTTCAAGGCTTATTCTACACTTGGATGCAGAAGGAGTTGTGAAACCTTTTTTCTTGTAAATGTTCTTATTCTGTGGAGTGTGAGTTCAAGAATGTTGGCTTAGATTTTCTATACTTGTTAGTTTATTTTGAATGATTGaatctatcttttttttatggTGTGATAGTCAACATGCAAGAATTAATCACAATTTGGAAGCTTTGGCttttaggcctgatttggtataattttgatttcagttttaaattgatttcatgaaatatttaaaaattagatttttagtcaagaacttgaaaatgaCACCTTTTACCCATCTCCTTCGTCCTCTCCGAAACAACCACAGAACATAATCGAATTCTGCTGTGACCAGGCAACATTTGAACCAACCACCCCCTACAACCTTGAATCGGCATCTCCAATCACCTTGCACGAACCCTTGCAACATTTGAACCAACCACCCCCTGCAACCCTGAATCGGCGTCTCTGATCACCCTACAAGAACCCTTAAATCACCTTAGCTACACCATCACACCTGTCGTTGTCGTTCCCATTGTTGTACCCTGTCTGTAAACATCCCTGCATCACTAGGTTCATTTGTAGCCAAAGGCCCATCAATCGTCCTTCCTGAAATTGTAGCAATTTTTGTTATAGATGGTCCACTGAAGTGTTCTGGAGACTAGCTCTATTCTAATTTACCCACTCCAATGAACTTAGTTATTTCACTTGACTTTGTTTAATCGGTTGGGGTGTTATTTGAACTTATCACTACCAACTGCCCAAGGCTCGATGGTAAGCTTCACAGATGGTCCATGTGCAATCTGTGCATCAAATCCAATTTGCTCCCCATGTTTTATCATATGATTTGGACTATGTTGCCTCAATTCCCAGAATCTTTCTCTAGATAAAGAATTCAAATGCTTAGAtgatatttattgcattaacaTAGCTTTCTCTCTGATAGTGATGCAAGCCACCCTACGCGGTTGCTTGAAGACTGATCGGGAGAGTACCTCTCTTCTTaaataaaaatctgaaattttggcAGATTGACCTCCGGGTAGTATTTTAGGGATAACTTTATAATGGAATATGGGTTTGAGGTGATTCAAAATGGGTTTTGAAGAAGACTGAAAGAGCTATGACTTTGGTTCTTTAAGGTTTTGCAAAATAAGAACAGAAAAAGTTGATAAGGGATCGTGAAGTGAGGGTCACTGCACAGATCCGAATCTGAAAACCTAAAGAGAACCTAGGGATGCAAGAAGCTTCAAGAGATCTATTATTCTAGGTGGATAATTGAAGTGAAGCCCTTAAACTCTTCACAGTTGAGGGTGCAACTTCTTCAAGGCTGCACAAGGAAGACCTTACTCTTCTAAGCATGAGGAAACTTTTCTAGGTTTCTTTAGAACACTTCAAGGTTCTCATAAGATGCTAAGAGGCAAATTGGAATTCTCATTCATCAAAATTAAACTTCCTATCCATTACATGAGAATGGCCGCTATTTATAGGCCTTACAATCCTTGAATATATCAAAATGATTTCAGCCATCCCTTATAATCCTAGGGCTGAGATTGTACATagagaaaataaagggaaaaacatatataacttAATAATTTCAATACATAGAAACTTGCCCCAGTGTGGATACTTGTTCCTAGGCATTGATACTTGTTTCAAGGGGAAGAATTGAACTGACCAAGAGAGTGTAGCTTGGATcaatgaaactttgggagaagggtTGCCACATAATCTTTCCACTAGGGTAGTTGGAAAGATATCCAATagggactctccatatcattATCCACTAAGAAAAGACTCTTGTTATTGACCATGGTTGGATTCCACATCAGCATCCACTAAGAAACTAAAAAGTTACTTCCCACATGTCAAACCCTAAAGCTTCTATGATATCTCAACCGTCGATTTCAATTGAGCTTTCATGGTTGAGATTAAATCCTTACATTACATAATAAAGACTAAAAAAAGTTTGTCATGGGCTTGCCTTGCATTATAGGCCGAGCCTAAGTATTAGGCCTTGGACTGGACTTGAGCTTTTAATTTTGAATATGGGCTGATATTCTAATAATTATTCGATGGTCCAAGTGGCCTTGGTCCGGGCCTACATCAGATAGTTTCTTTCTCTAAGGGACCTTTCAAAGGATATTTAGACCAGTTTTCTGGCTTGGGACGTGGTTGTTGGTGCATTACCATCAGCTCCCGTTTCCTGCTTTCAACCAATTTCAACCAAGAAAATATATGAAACCATTTACATATCAACTCATCTTCAGATTAGGATTGAAAGCTGCAATAATCCATGAAATCCATCCTAGAACCCCCTCCTTGGACCTGCTTCCCATGCGCAATACCCACTGAAACTCACTTTTCCCTGACCTTCTGCTCCATCGCCCCGCTAGCAATCACCGCCTaaatgttattggtgaagtttgatctcagtccagaaagtGTTGTGGCGATTCTTTGGTGGACTGTTTGCCTttgagatcttcgatttgatatataTTTCGCCCTATGTTGGTTCAAGTCCATACCAAGCTGGGTGGGTTTCTAcgggcagttttgtactttctgggttagagtttttttatatattgtagttatctctttgagagagagagagagagagagggttggtATTTTCTTCACATAAATAGTGGATTCGTTCTATCTCTCGGCCATAGATGTAacttccttcttgggggtgaaccaaaCAAAATCTTGtctcgtgtgtgtgtgtgtgtgtatgatttccctctctctctctctctctctctctctctctcttctctctttcttctacaAACTCGTCATTCTGTTGTGTTGTTTTCTCTAACACTAAACCCCCCCCCTTGTCCGCCTGCAACTCACCTTCTAGAAATCCCCTTTTGTATAATCTTCTGTTGCAATATCGAGTTCTTAGTCTTTTAACATGTTTGGAgtgttttaaaatgaaaatacatGGGTACCCACGTTTGGAGTTGTTGTAAAACACGTGCTCTTTAAAGTCCCATGTGAAATAGATTATAGGCaattgaaatttcaaaattgaaacagctCTTCACCTATTTACAATTTCATATTAACTTGATTTCAATTTTCTCATAAATAAGGTTAAAAAATCATAATctaaatagaaatcataccaaaccaACCCCTTGGTGGGGATTTTAATTAGTCCGGGTCTTTTGCTCCTTAGATTGGGTATTTTACCTTTGCATTCAAGTTTGAGATCTCTTTccataacaaaaattaaaacaggaAACATAGGTTACCTGAGAACCGCAAATGTAGTTCCTCCTCAAGATTATAGTTCTTCCACACTTGAACAATGAtgagatttgaagaagatcaaCTCTTGATTCTCCAAATCAAAGCAAAAACACGAACATTCACTAACGACCTAGGGTTTCTAAATTCCTAACCACACACCAGCTCTCAAAATAGAGAGCAAAAGAGAGGATAGAGAAAGAGCTCGGCCAAGGGGGAGAGCCAATAAATTCGATCATGCAGCACTACCCGATCCCCCTTCGTGTGTGCTTTCATAACTTCTCAACCACTTAGGGTTGAGATTTAACTCTCTCATTCACTTTCCTAAAATAAATAGGAAACTGATTGGTGAAGAGAACTTTGACTTGCATTCCTACTTGCTACTAAAGAGGGAAGAGGTAGAATCTAAAAGAGACTTTGTGATATTTTAATTATAATCAATTatatttatcaaataaaatatcaccatattacttttaatttttcaattaagtgtcatgcataattAAACTCTTGAATTTGCATGTAACACCCTCCACTAAATAATATCTCATGATGGACTATAGGGCAGGTAATTAAATACTATCAAATCCCAATCCATCGTACATGTCTACAACTTCTTACACCCACTGCCATACCCCACTTCCCACGACCAGGGTGGTGTGACTAGGATGCACACATGCACCCCAACATCCTCAGGATCATAAAAGTAGTAGTCAACCCTCACAgtccgtaacccaacacaattATAATCGAAGCAGCGGAAGATAGAATATAAGGACTAAATCAGAGTGCAGAAGCTAAAttgtgataatatatacataaccaTGTGTGAATTATCCTTTAAACATCCAAAATATTCAAATAGATATAAGTAGTACTTAAATACAAATTAAAACATCACAAGGCATAATTGAAAGTAAAGTTGGGGCCAAGCCCATCAAATACATcacaaaattgaaagaaaattaaagGAGTTCTTGAAGATCATATCCTCGATCACAGTACCCCATAGGCACACTCATCACATCCATAGTCGGCTCTGTATCCATCGGACTCTGTAATCCACCAGTCATCACCATGATCAGTCATATCCACGACATCATCAGTTCCCACCATATAGTATGTCCTGTATcgaaatctaaaaaaaaaaggattccaCGTGGaatgagcttcactaagcccaTAAATTAGaacacacaagcatacacaacaAATCATGGATGCGAGCACATGATGCGTGGATTCGTTTCATTTATATCCACCTTGCGCCATACTAAGTTTGGGTATACTGTTACTGTAACACCTTAGGCAGCATCCTTCGTCCGAAGACGGCAATCCCCAACAATGTCAAACCCGAGGTGCGGGTGGGAGCCTGCAGTACCATAATCCTCAAGAGATTGTCTGCAAACCCCCAAAGTCAAAACCCATCCTAGCGTTCAGTCCTAAAGATACAGTTGGAACCCGAACTCAGTCTGCTTCTGGAAGAAATCATCATCGTACAACGGATGTGATACCTCGACATATCTCATCAAGCTTACCACTTAGGCTGTCTAACACCTGACCCCCTGTTGGAAAGGGGTTGAGCATAGGGGTATTCCAACCTAACCATCATGTATTTATCATGTATGAGTTGCatgcatacatacatatatgcaTAGAGGCCGAGATTATGATATCGGTATTCCCGTCAGCAGTATGTGACTTAAAGAAACAGACCATGTGGAGCCTCGAGTTGATCAGATGAGGCTCAGTCGACATCGAGTTAGCGTCGACCGGGCCTTAGTTAACGTCGACGAATAACATTGAGCATCTACCAATGTGAATTGAGTATCGACTTTGTCAGTAATACATCAAGAGCCATGATCACCGATTGACAATCTGGGATCCACACTTGATGAGGCTTAGTCGATGTCAAATGAGCGTTGACCATGCCTCAGTCGACGTTGATGCCTATTACTGAGTATTGACCTGACACCAGAGTGTCGATATCTTCAGATCTGTTAAAACCTTCAATTCTATAGCATATTTCGCTCTTCTTCTCAACAGACCACTCTCCCTCTTCTACATCAGCAGCCCACCCATCCTCTGGTGAGTGAGTTGATCAATTGAATTTGTTCACAACAAACCTAACATTTTTCTCAACATACTTACAGGGGCAATATGCAACAAACAAAGACCTTTTAAAAGACTgacaaaatataatataaatgaAACTGATGTCTACAAATGGTAGAATTGTCTATAGTGAATGAACTTGACTGCAACTCCTAGACTCTCTCCCTCCAGTCTCAACAGAAGAGAGTCCCTAATCACAAAAACAACACCAAGACTAATGACGAAAACAAGTCCAAGAGATATGGTTGCAGCCATTGATTTGGCCTATGTAGGCTTCTGTTGCTTCGTCTTCTACCTAGAGCTTGCATGCTCTGTTTTCTAAAACAATTCTTCCTCAACTTGGATTACATAAAACATAAACTCCTTCAAGAAGCACAATTGATCAATGATACAGTATTACATGTACAGTTGGCAATTCTcagttaagaaaaaaaaatgagacccGAAAGACAAAAATCCAATCCAAAATCAGTTAATGCACGCAACTTCTAATCCAATGTTTTCTTCTGCAATTTTCTTTACATTGCAATGCTTGGAAGATTTGCCAACACTGCTGCACACATACCTGAAAGCAATATTGTATGGAGATCTGAATTTTCCTTAAGTTGCGGTACAGGTTTGATGACTGGACTAGAGCGAACAGCATAGCATTGTCTGCCAAAACAGTGAGCAATGTCATTAGAGTTCAAAGTTGAGGTGATACCCCCCATAGCAATTAATCTGTACACTAAAAATCTTCATCAAAATCCAAGCCAACCGTACAAAATTATGTAAGGTGGTGGTAATGGTATTTGATATGGTAGATTAAGAATATAAGCAATCTGATATACCTCAATGAAAGACAACAGCTGAGACTCATCTCGCAATGGAGACTTCTTAGGTTTAAAATTATCAATCTCAGATTGTATCACCTTGAGTTGCTCATTTATCTCCCTCAACAATTTTAATTGCTCTTCCCCTCTGTTATAAGCTTCTTGCTTTATAATCTCTTCGTCATCCTCAAGTAGCTCTAGTCTTTTCTCAAGCTTCTTAACCTCAGATTGAAATGGTGAAACATCAATATTGGGATTAGAAAGAGGTGAATGATGATCAACAGTATCCCCATCTCTTGGTTTAGTCAACTTTTTTTGACGATACAGCAAGACTTTCTTTATCcactcatctttttctttgaaataGTATTCAAATGTTTCTGGCGGGACTGATTGCTGCTTCCTGATCCTGGTCTCACCTTTGAAGATCAACTTCTTTTGTTCTTGTTTCTGTGATACACAAAATTTGTTATTTTCATAATCATGCACAGTTGTTGAATGGATTGAATTCGTGATTGTTTCACTTTCCAAACATGGAATACTATAGGCATCAAATCCCAGATGATCATCAGAATCTCTAGCCTTAAAATTGGAACATGAAGACGTACTTTCAGAGTCCATTTTAATTGTTGTAGCACCTCCCATTGGATCAAATGTCAGGTTTCTGCTCAGTGCTGTACTCAAAGAACAAGTCCTTGATACACCCATCAATGTTGAAGATGCTGCCATGGTCGAGGGAAGATCATGACTTCTTGAAATCAAATCGGAATCTACTCTTTCTACAACTCTTCTATTTGATAATTCTTTAACTCGATCATCCAATCTCTCGATTTGTTCACAGTATGAATCAAAATCACCAACTGCAGATTCCTCAGACATCACCTTTATTTCTACATCATTCTTC containing:
- the LOC122645517 gene encoding wall-associated receptor kinase-like 1, producing MYWAIKKRRLIREKFFQQNGGMLLQQKIASYKGVQDIAKIFTIKELKTATNNFHESHILGQGGFGTVYRGILTSGKVVAIKRSKIMDKGQVIQFINEVDILSQINHRHVVKLLGCCLETEVPLLVYEFVSNGALYQHIHRENKAAPLSWENHLRIAAETADALAYLHSSHSVPIFHRDVKSSNILLDDKYNAKVSDFGASRLVPLDQTLKTTIIQGTHGYLDPGCLPTGQLTAKSDVYSFGVVLAELLTGKEPIFMDGSGEWILLATYFVSSQKDGNLFGILDDGIVDDDRNRQQLLVVAEIARNCLEERREDRPTMKEVAKDLDSLKMMYEQSSSQHIQEETDFSLSGPSTSTMDPTLEIR
- the LOC122645544 gene encoding uncharacterized protein LOC122645544 isoform X2; this encodes MAESEIAALKVTLQTQQQLMQKVYKELEEEREASATAASEALSMILRLQEEKAAEKMEASQYKRMVEEKMYYAEECLSVFEDLMYSKEMEIASIVFQIQAYRYKLLSLGFTDPSVGKLKFPDNQYLLRNEVQMGNLGLPGVMKRYNSLPPIPLKDAQGKKGNVGIEGSSTPLQELILGKNDVEIKVMSEESAVGDFDSYCEQIERLDDRVKELSNRRVVERVDSDLISRSHDLPSTMAASSTLMGVSRTCSLSTALSRNLTFDPMGGATTIKMDSESTSSCSNFKARDSDDHLGFDAYSIPCLESETITNSIHSTTVHDYENNKFCVSQKQEQKKLIFKGETRIRKQQSVPPETFEYYFKEKDEWIKKVLLYRQKKLTKPRDGDTVDHHSPLSNPNIDVSPFQSEVKKLEKRLELLEDDEEIIKQEAYNRGEEQLKLLREINEQLKVIQSEIDNFKPKKSPLRDESQLLSFIETMLCCSL
- the LOC122645544 gene encoding uncharacterized protein LOC122645544 isoform X1 — its product is MVGSRLSSAMAESEIAALKVTLQTQQQLMQKVYKELEEEREASATAASEALSMILRLQEEKAAEKMEASQYKRMVEEKMYYAEECLSVFEDLMYSKEMEIASIVFQIQAYRYKLLSLGFTDPSVGKLKFPDNQYLLRNEVQMGNLGLPGVMKRYNSLPPIPLKDAQGKKGNVGIEGSSTPLQELILGKNDVEIKVMSEESAVGDFDSYCEQIERLDDRVKELSNRRVVERVDSDLISRSHDLPSTMAASSTLMGVSRTCSLSTALSRNLTFDPMGGATTIKMDSESTSSCSNFKARDSDDHLGFDAYSIPCLESETITNSIHSTTVHDYENNKFCVSQKQEQKKLIFKGETRIRKQQSVPPETFEYYFKEKDEWIKKVLLYRQKKLTKPRDGDTVDHHSPLSNPNIDVSPFQSEVKKLEKRLELLEDDEEIIKQEAYNRGEEQLKLLREINEQLKVIQSEIDNFKPKKSPLRDESQLLSFIETMLCCSL